The DNA sequence ACGCTCAAATTGAACGTCGTGAAGAAATTCAAACTACACTTAGTTTTATTAGAGATATTATTAAAATTGTAGAAACTTTCTTCTCTAGACATTATGACATAAATTCCTTTTCATATTATCGCTTTATAATGCATCTACGAGGATTAATTAGTCGTATTTATCTAAATAAACCATTTAACACTGACGATAATTTATATACAACTATAAGTAACTCATATCCACAATCTGCTCAATGTGTTGAAAAAGTAGTAAAGATGATTTCGCTGAAATATAAAAAAGATGTTTCAACTGAAGAAAAAGCATATTTAATACTTTACATTGAAAAACTAAACCGAGAATTTTAACTTTGCATTAAATAAATAATAGGAGGAAAAATGACTAATAAAGAGTTAGCTCAGTCTATTCTTAAAGAAGTCGGTGGATCAGAGAATGTTAAGTCTCTTACACACTGTATGACTAGATTAAGATTTGAGCTTAATGATTACTCTAAAGTAGATGATAAAAGTATTTCATCTCTTAAGGGAGTTCAAGGAGTCATGAAAGTTGGTAATCAATATCAAATAATTATTGGTACCCATGTAAACAAACTTTATGATGAAATGAATTCACTATCTGGTTTTGGTCACAAAGAAGAAACTACTAAAACCGGATTCGATATTAAGAAATTTTTTGGAAGTATATTACCATTTATTTCTGCATGTATCTCACCATTATTCCCTGCCTTAATTGGTGGAGGATTATTAAAAGTTCTTGTTTTAATACTCGGACCTTCATTAACTAATGTTCTTTCTGAAACAAATCACACTTATGTAATTTTAAGTGCTTTAGCTGACACAGCATTCTACTTCTTACCTTTAGGTTTAGCATACACAGCATCTAAACAATTAAAGGTAAATATGGCAATGGCACTTGCTGTCGTGGCTTTATTAATTCACCCTAATTTAATTGCATTATTCGATTCTGGAAATGCTGCAAAATTTGCAACACAAGATGGTATTAAATTATTTGGATTTTTACCTATTGTAACTGGTACATATTCATCTAGTTTCTTACCAGCTTTATTCGCTGTTATTCTACTTAAATATGTTGACTGAGTATTTGACAAAATAATACCTAATATTATTAAGAGTTTCTTAAAACCTCCATTGGTATTGATTGTTGCTGGAGTTATAACATTATTTGCTTTAGCTCCTTTAGGAAATATCATTGGTCAATGAATAATGATCGCTCTTAAATGAATATATGGATATGCACCATGACTTGCTATTGGAATTATCAGTGGGGCTATGCCATTCTTAGTTATGTCAGGTATGCACTGAGCTTTCTATGCTGTTACACTTATATTATTAGCAGATCCTGCTACAGGTAACGATCCATTCACATTACCAGCTATGTTACTTGCTAACTTAGCACAAGGTTCAGCAGCGCTTGCATATTCATTTAAATTAAAAGACAAATCAGAAAGATCTCAAGCTATTTCTGCTGGGTTACTTGCTCTTTTAGCAGGAATTACCGAGCCAGCTATGTATGGTGTTAACCTTAAATATAAAAAACCTATTATGGTAGTTTCATTTGTATCATTCTTAGGTGGTATAGCATACGGAATTTTAGGAGTTACCGCTTATGCAGGTGCTACACCAGCACTATTAAGTATTGCAGAATTTATTAGTCCAAACGGAAGCTGAGAAAACATTACTTACACTGCTATTATTGCAGGAATTGCTATTATTTTAACATTTGTGCT is a window from the Mycoplasma anserisalpingitidis genome containing:
- a CDS encoding beta-glucoside-specific PTS transporter subunit IIABC → MTNKELAQSILKEVGGSENVKSLTHCMTRLRFELNDYSKVDDKSISSLKGVQGVMKVGNQYQIIIGTHVNKLYDEMNSLSGFGHKEETTKTGFDIKKFFGSILPFISACISPLFPALIGGGLLKVLVLILGPSLTNVLSETNHTYVILSALADTAFYFLPLGLAYTASKQLKVNMAMALAVVALLIHPNLIALFDSGNAAKFATQDGIKLFGFLPIVTGTYSSSFLPALFAVILLKYVDWVFDKIIPNIIKSFLKPPLVLIVAGVITLFALAPLGNIIGQWIMIALKWIYGYAPWLAIGIISGAMPFLVMSGMHWAFYAVTLILLADPATGNDPFTLPAMLLANLAQGSAALAYSFKLKDKSERSQAISAGLLALLAGITEPAMYGVNLKYKKPIMVVSFVSFLGGIAYGILGVTAYAGATPALLSIAEFISPNGSWENITYTAIIAGIAIILTFVLTLIISSDKIQFSRKAMILNKIKVEKLTLYNPMNGKAIALKDVNDATFASEVLGKGYAIEPKEGILRAPFNGTVQVIMDSKHAIGLKSDDGMEVLMHIGLDTVKLNGKHFKSNLKVGDRVSLGDNLIKFDIKAIKKEGYELTTPIIITNAQEFNNINFSELGEHKFGDKMASVISEDKNE